A DNA window from Vigna angularis cultivar LongXiaoDou No.4 chromosome 1, ASM1680809v1, whole genome shotgun sequence contains the following coding sequences:
- the LOC108341152 gene encoding cysteine-rich receptor-like protein kinase 3, with amino-acid sequence MIPSSVSFLLLFLSVFAPSALSDPRAQRAALLCTNRTVSSLSLRQVFVTNFVAAMDALTPLTTARQHGAVVKGSGNVTVYAMGECMKDLSQSDCNVCLAQCKTQLLSCLPFQKGTRGGRLFFDGCYLRYDDYNFFAESIGDQDTTVCGNSGSINGNSNNSVGASSSHIYKANALELVTNLSEVAPKNDGFLVGSVERKNVSVYGLAQCWEFVNGSVCKKCLADAATRISSCATQEGRALNAGCYLRYSAQKFYNNSTDVTISGNHGRRSLSKILVASAAAVALLLVVATVVFFIRKKIVTRRRERRQFGGFLDRVNKSRLNMPYEILEKATDYFNDANKLGQGGSGSVYKGVMPDGITVAIKRLRFNTTQWVDHFFNEVNLISDIQHKNLVKLLGCSITGPESLLVYEYVPNQSLHDHLSVRRISHPLSWEFRHKIILGIAEGLAYLHEESHLRIIHRDIKLSNILLEEDFTPKIADFGLARLFPEDKSHISTAIAGTLGYMAPEYVIRGKLSEKADVYSFGVLVIEIVTGKRNSSFIMNSSSLLQTVWSLYGSNRLSEVVVPTLEGPFPAEEACRLLQIGLLCAQASAELRPSMSVVVKMVNQNHEIPQPTQPPFIHSGSSELSRSGLPGYNFQPGSNTQSSANTVTESLVEPR; translated from the exons ATGATTCCTTCTTCTGTTTCCTTTCTGCTTCTCTTCCTTTCTGTCTTCGCACCTTCTGCTCTTTCCGATCCAAGAGCGCAGAGAGCCGCTCTGCTATGCACCAACCGCACAGTTTCCTCCCTTTCTCTGCGCCAAGTTTTCGTCACAAACTTTGTGGCGGCGATGGACGCGTTGACTCCTCTGACGACGGCTCGACAGCACGGCGCCGTGGTTAAGGGGTCAGGAAACGTCACCGTTTACGCCATGGGTGAGTGCATGAAAGACCTCTCGCAGTCGGACTGCAATGTGTGCCTGGCGCAGTGCAAGACGCAGCTCCTCTCGTGCCTCCCTTTCCAGAAAGGGACACGGGGTGGTAGGTTGTTCTTCGACGGCTGCTACCTCCGCTACGACGACTACAACTTCTTCGCCGAGAGCATCGGCGACCAAGACACCACTGTGTGCGGCAACAGTGGGAGTATTAACGGTAATAGTAATAATAGTGTTGGTGCTAGCAGTAGCCATATTTATAAGGCCAACGCTTTGGAGCTAGTTACGAACCTGAGCGAAGTGGCGCCCAAAAACGATGGGTTTTTGGTGGGGTCGGTGGAGAGAAAAAACGTGAGTGTTTACGGGTTGGCTCAGTGCTGGGAGTTTGTGAACGGAAGTGTCTGCAAGAAATGTTTGGCGGATGCCGCTACGAGGATTTCTTCGTGTGCAACACAAGAAGGGAGGGCGCTAAATGCTGGTTGTTACTTGAGGTACTCTGCGCAGAAGTTTTATAACAATTCAACCGATGTTACAATTTCTGGAAATCATG GACGACGGAGTCTATCTAAAATTCTGGTCGCGTCCGCTGCTGCCGTGGCTCTTCTGCTGGTTGTTGCAACGGTTGTTTTCTTTATAAGGAAGAAAATTGTGACAAGGAGAAGAG AAAGAAGACAGTTTGGTGGCTTTCTCGACAGAGTGAATAAGTCCAGGCTAAATATGCCATATGAGATTCTTGAAAAGGCAACAGATTACTTCAATGATGCCAATAAGCTAGGACAAGGGGGGTCAGGTTCTGTTTATAAA GGAGTTATGCCAGATGGGATTACTGTTGCCATAAAAAGGCTAAGATTCAACACAACACAATGGGTGGATCATTTCTTCAATGAGGTCAATTTGATAAGTGACATTCAACACAAAAATCTTGTAAAACTTTTAGGATGCAGTATTACAGGACCTGAAAGCCTTCTTGTTTATGAATATGTGCCTAATCAGAGCCTCCATGATCACCTTTCTG TTAGAAGAATTTCTCATCCGCTGAGTTGGGAATTCAGGCATAAGATTATATTAGGAATTGCAGAGGGCTTGGCCTACCTTCACGAGGAATCACATTTGAGAATCATTCATAGAGACATAAAATTGAGCAACATTCTACTTGAGGAGGACTTCACACCAAAGATTGCTGATTTTGGACTTGCTAGATTGTTTCCAGAAGATAAGTCTCACATTAGCACAGCCATTGCTGGTACGCT GGGGTATATGGCTCCAGAGTATGTTATTCGTGGGAAGTTGTCTGAGAAAGCAGATGTTTACAGTTTTGGAGTTCTAGTTATTGAAATTGTAACTGGCAAAAGAAACAGTTCCTTTATTATGAATTCATCCTCTCTCCTACAAACG GTTTGGAGCCTCTATGGATCAAATAGACTATCTGAAGTTGTTGTTCCGACCCTTGAGGGTCCTTTTCCGGCAGAGGAAGCATGCCGACTACTTCAGATAGGACTGCTTTGTGCACAAGCTTCTGCAGAGTTGAGACCATCGATGTCAGTAGTAGTTAAAATGGTTAATCAAAATCACGAAATTCCTCAGCCGACCCAACCGCCATTTATTCATTCTGGTAGTTCAGAACTCAGCAGATCTGGTTTACCTGGATATAATTTTCAGCCTGGATCCAACACTCAGTCTTCAGCAAACACCGTGACTGAAAGTCTGgttgaacctagatga